A segment of the Zalophus californianus isolate mZalCal1 chromosome 3, mZalCal1.pri.v2, whole genome shotgun sequence genome:
GGATCGGCTGGTATCGGCCCGGGGGCGGGGCGAAGGCGGCAACGGTCGCCCCGCCCCTTCCGGCGGGCGGAGTCACCGCCTTCCGGGCCGGGAGAGCTGGTGGCGGGGACTGTGGGCCGCGGGCGGGGAGGCCGAGGGGCGGCGCGGGGCCGTGTGGCGCTGGCCGCGGGCGGACATCCCCGCTCCCTCGCGGGGGCCGTCTGCTCGGCGACAGCCCGGCGGCGTCccgcggcggggggcggggccgtgCGCACACCGGCGGCTCGACAGTGCCGGGAAGGCCGTGTCGCCGCCGCCGTTCCAGTGCTGGGACCGATCGTCAGGGGCGACGTGGGCCGACTCCCGGGAGAGGGGAGGCGGCGGCCGTGCCGCCCCTCGGGCCCGACTGCTCCGATGGGGGTCACCGTCACGTCGGGAGGCGCTGGCTCCTAGGGGCTGTTACtattttaggggcgcccgggCCGCCTGGGCGTGTTTCAGGTGAGACCGTGCGCCCCTGCAGCGGGCGCCGTGCGGCGCGCCcggcccccccgccgccccagggCCCACCCCCAGGTGCCATCCCA
Coding sequences within it:
- the LOC113919597 gene encoding collagen alpha-1(I) chain-like, whose translation is MLALSRRPPPPRAPAPLGAPIGGRRRRAPGLAEAATVAPPLPAGGVTAFRAGRAGGGDCGPRAGRPRGGAGPCGAGRGRTSPLPRGGRLLGDSPAASRGGGRGRAHTGGSTVPGRPCRRRRSSAGTDRQGRRGPTPGRGEAAAVPPLGPDCSDGGHRHVGRRWLLGAVTILGAPGPPGRVSDSRPCSPFTRGFPLLQPGRDCADEGKMPWGHRTCWKESGPLSDPVEHGCHPPD